One segment of Daphnia magna isolate NIES linkage group LG2, ASM2063170v1.1, whole genome shotgun sequence DNA contains the following:
- the LOC116917798 gene encoding protein Son isoform X1 encodes MTDNAIKKSADQILEEIFSTLVSDPVTKAEISSDSSILPSNESPTSSAATITTELNQEINEKLIIPDKKKKKKKEKKKTKKKKRKKDDENDKDNRKHGKEKKKKKDVLTSTKESSKESSKESSKESSKESKYNSDREAKISGSMVNKEAKKDDISLGTSPKAKEETKRHEKIVSKTQPSELSKKDYKLESKPNAKDGAKKEEKIEPRIKKEDRVESMVKKDDKTETKLRAKDEPKKVSKTDIKVDGNVKPQSETKAHDDGRKKRNESRRSHPSPKRRRSRSRSPITRRPTLRRSRSRSPQRRARVRPRSRSPARSLPHHRKRSRSPAVQKRPPTPPKSPRIDKAQLLEFARQNLKRMQEMGSLPAGVAVPNQPTEVTPTSTQFTGKTVAELTDYCKHLMADRSGEDDEKSGKKESESTFTRHPFQIKPRSDTIVMNIRNAVALPVRKPEERVVAQAQLKQQFPVSSGQQHLDLEWIPVTPSPVVKELNNSSGPKQAPKAITASVVPTPRTPLPVAEPPSADIGSIVAQRISSIRKLQENQFDVQARLELEEAESMTQNWATYHHTNPMTGEPIPELINWSGAPQAWVKKDLFTSAAPVASGVGMKLLQKMGWQPGEGLGRHGEGTLEPLSLDIKMDKKGLLSKEEMMGPIRATPAVKLIQEFQGKHPVSILHELCTKQHWEPPVFEQILDIGPDHLKHFLFKVAVNGIEYQACLASTTKKEAKAQSAAACLQALGVFAPPPPGP; translated from the exons ATGACGGATAATGCTATAAAAAAATCGGCTGATCAAATTCTTGAAGAAATCTTTTCTACTCTGGTGAGTGACCCAGTCACAAAAGCTGAAATTTCAAGTGATTCCTCCATTTTGCCTAGTAATGAATCTCCTACATCAAGCGCAGCTACAA TTACAACTGAGCTGAAtcaagaaataaatgaaaagttgATAATCccagataaaaagaaaaagaaaaagaaagagaagaaaaaaacaaaaaagaaaaaacggaaaaaggACGATGAAAATGACAAGGACAATAGAAAACAtggcaaagaaaagaaaaaaaagaaagatgttTTAACATCAACTAAAGAATCAAGTAAGGAATCAAGTAAGGAATCAAGTAAGGAATCAAGTAAGGAATCAAAGTACAATTCTGATCGGGAAGCCAAAATTAGTGGATCAATGGTCAACAAGGAAGCTAAGAAAGATGATATCAGTTTGGGGACGAGTCCAAAAGCTAAGGAGGAAACCAAGAGACACGAGAAAATCGTTTCTAAAACTCAGCCCAGTGAGTTGTCTAAGAAAGACTATAAACTGGAATCGAAACCAAATGCCAAAGATGGggcgaaaaaagaagaaaaaattgaaccgaggataaaaaaagaagacaggGTTGAATCGATGGTAAAAAAAGATGACAAAACCGAGACGAAGCTTCGTGCCAAAGATGAACCCAAAAAAGTTAGTAAAACGGATATTAAAGTAGATGGAAATGTCAAGCCCCAGTCAGAAACCAAGGCCCATGACGATGGTCGGAAAAAGAGGAATGAATCAAGAAGAAGTCATCCATCGCCTAAGCGACGAAGAAGTAGAAGTAGATCTCCAATTACCCGACGGCCAACATTGCGTCGTTCTCGATCTCGGTCTCCTCAGCGCCGGGCGCGAGTTCGGCCAAGGTCTCGATCTCCTGCTAGATCTCTCCCCCATCATCGTAAACGTTCCAGATCACCAGCCGTCCAGAAACGTCCACCTACTCCACCAAAATCGCCACGGATCGATAAAGCCCAACTTCTTGAGTTTGCTCGACAGAACTTGAAGCGTATGCAG GAAATGGGATCATTGCCAGCTGGCGTGGCTGTACCAAATCAGCCAACGGAAGTGACTCCGACATCTACACAATTTACGGGAAAAACTGTAGCCGAATTGACTGATTATTGCAAACACCTCATGGCTGACCGGTCGGGCGAAGACGATGAGAAATCCGGGAAGAAAGAGTCCGAGTCAACGTTCACACGTCATCCGTTCCAAATCAAACCGCGTTCGGATACCATCGTTATGAACATCCGCAACGCTGTTGCTCTGCCCGTCCGTAAGCCCGAAGAACGAGTTGTAGCTCAGGCGCAACTTAAACAGCAATTTCCCGTTTCAAGTGGCCAGCAGCATTTGGATCTTGAATGGATTCCAGTCACACCGTCACCAGTCGTGAAAGAATTAAATAATAGCAGCGGTCCCAAACAGGCCCCAAAAGCCATCACGGCGTCTGTAGTTCCCACCCCAAGGACCCCACTCCCAGTTGCTGAACCTCCTTCAGCTGACATAGGATCTATCGTTGCCCAACGTATTTCTTCCATACGtaaactacaagaaaatcagTTCGACGTCCAAGCCCGTCTGGAACTTGAG GAAGCGGAATCAATGACGCAAAATTGGGCCACCTACCATCACACAAATCCAATGACGGGCGAACCCATTCCGGAGTTGATCAACTGGTCCGGAGCACCCCAG GCTTGGGTGAAGAAAGACTTGTTCACCAGTGCTGCGCCTGTGGCCAGTGGAGTGGGCATGAAATTGCTGCAGAAAATGGGTTGGCAGCCGGGAGAAGGGCTCGGTCGCCATGGCGAAGGCACCTTGGAACCGCTGTCTCTCGACATCAAAATGGACAAGAAGGGTCTCTTGTCCAAAGAGGAAATGATGGGACCCATTCGAGCCACGCCGGCCGTCAAACTTATCCAAGAGTTTCAAGGCAAACATCCTGTCTCGATCCTGCACGAGCTTTGCACCAAACAGCACTGGGAGCCACCTGTATTCGAGCAAATACTCGACATTGGACCCGACCATCtcaaacattttctcttcAAA GTTGCTGTCAACGGTATCGAATACCAGGCCTGCTTGGCCAGCACTACCAAGAAAGAGGCTAAGGCCCAGTCAGCAGCAGCCTGCCTTCAGGCGCTTGGCGTCTTCGCACCACCACCACCTGGGCCTTGA
- the LOC116917798 gene encoding protein Son isoform X2, with protein sequence MTDNAIKKSADQILEEIFSTLVSDPVTKAEISSDSSILPSNESPTSSAATITTELNQEINEKLIIPDKKKKKKKEKKKTKKKKRKKDDENDKDNRKHGKEKKKKKDVLTSTKESSKESKYNSDREAKISGSMVNKEAKKDDISLGTSPKAKEETKRHEKIVSKTQPSELSKKDYKLESKPNAKDGAKKEEKIEPRIKKEDRVESMVKKDDKTETKLRAKDEPKKVSKTDIKVDGNVKPQSETKAHDDGRKKRNESRRSHPSPKRRRSRSRSPITRRPTLRRSRSRSPQRRARVRPRSRSPARSLPHHRKRSRSPAVQKRPPTPPKSPRIDKAQLLEFARQNLKRMQEMGSLPAGVAVPNQPTEVTPTSTQFTGKTVAELTDYCKHLMADRSGEDDEKSGKKESESTFTRHPFQIKPRSDTIVMNIRNAVALPVRKPEERVVAQAQLKQQFPVSSGQQHLDLEWIPVTPSPVVKELNNSSGPKQAPKAITASVVPTPRTPLPVAEPPSADIGSIVAQRISSIRKLQENQFDVQARLELEEAESMTQNWATYHHTNPMTGEPIPELINWSGAPQAWVKKDLFTSAAPVASGVGMKLLQKMGWQPGEGLGRHGEGTLEPLSLDIKMDKKGLLSKEEMMGPIRATPAVKLIQEFQGKHPVSILHELCTKQHWEPPVFEQILDIGPDHLKHFLFKVAVNGIEYQACLASTTKKEAKAQSAAACLQALGVFAPPPPGP encoded by the exons ATGACGGATAATGCTATAAAAAAATCGGCTGATCAAATTCTTGAAGAAATCTTTTCTACTCTGGTGAGTGACCCAGTCACAAAAGCTGAAATTTCAAGTGATTCCTCCATTTTGCCTAGTAATGAATCTCCTACATCAAGCGCAGCTACAA TTACAACTGAGCTGAAtcaagaaataaatgaaaagttgATAATCccagataaaaagaaaaagaaaaagaaagagaagaaaaaaacaaaaaagaaaaaacggaaaaaggACGATGAAAATGACAAGGACAATAGAAAACAtggcaaagaaaagaaaaaaaagaaagatgttTTAACATCAACTAAA GAATCAAGTAAGGAATCAAAGTACAATTCTGATCGGGAAGCCAAAATTAGTGGATCAATGGTCAACAAGGAAGCTAAGAAAGATGATATCAGTTTGGGGACGAGTCCAAAAGCTAAGGAGGAAACCAAGAGACACGAGAAAATCGTTTCTAAAACTCAGCCCAGTGAGTTGTCTAAGAAAGACTATAAACTGGAATCGAAACCAAATGCCAAAGATGGggcgaaaaaagaagaaaaaattgaaccgaggataaaaaaagaagacaggGTTGAATCGATGGTAAAAAAAGATGACAAAACCGAGACGAAGCTTCGTGCCAAAGATGAACCCAAAAAAGTTAGTAAAACGGATATTAAAGTAGATGGAAATGTCAAGCCCCAGTCAGAAACCAAGGCCCATGACGATGGTCGGAAAAAGAGGAATGAATCAAGAAGAAGTCATCCATCGCCTAAGCGACGAAGAAGTAGAAGTAGATCTCCAATTACCCGACGGCCAACATTGCGTCGTTCTCGATCTCGGTCTCCTCAGCGCCGGGCGCGAGTTCGGCCAAGGTCTCGATCTCCTGCTAGATCTCTCCCCCATCATCGTAAACGTTCCAGATCACCAGCCGTCCAGAAACGTCCACCTACTCCACCAAAATCGCCACGGATCGATAAAGCCCAACTTCTTGAGTTTGCTCGACAGAACTTGAAGCGTATGCAG GAAATGGGATCATTGCCAGCTGGCGTGGCTGTACCAAATCAGCCAACGGAAGTGACTCCGACATCTACACAATTTACGGGAAAAACTGTAGCCGAATTGACTGATTATTGCAAACACCTCATGGCTGACCGGTCGGGCGAAGACGATGAGAAATCCGGGAAGAAAGAGTCCGAGTCAACGTTCACACGTCATCCGTTCCAAATCAAACCGCGTTCGGATACCATCGTTATGAACATCCGCAACGCTGTTGCTCTGCCCGTCCGTAAGCCCGAAGAACGAGTTGTAGCTCAGGCGCAACTTAAACAGCAATTTCCCGTTTCAAGTGGCCAGCAGCATTTGGATCTTGAATGGATTCCAGTCACACCGTCACCAGTCGTGAAAGAATTAAATAATAGCAGCGGTCCCAAACAGGCCCCAAAAGCCATCACGGCGTCTGTAGTTCCCACCCCAAGGACCCCACTCCCAGTTGCTGAACCTCCTTCAGCTGACATAGGATCTATCGTTGCCCAACGTATTTCTTCCATACGtaaactacaagaaaatcagTTCGACGTCCAAGCCCGTCTGGAACTTGAG GAAGCGGAATCAATGACGCAAAATTGGGCCACCTACCATCACACAAATCCAATGACGGGCGAACCCATTCCGGAGTTGATCAACTGGTCCGGAGCACCCCAG GCTTGGGTGAAGAAAGACTTGTTCACCAGTGCTGCGCCTGTGGCCAGTGGAGTGGGCATGAAATTGCTGCAGAAAATGGGTTGGCAGCCGGGAGAAGGGCTCGGTCGCCATGGCGAAGGCACCTTGGAACCGCTGTCTCTCGACATCAAAATGGACAAGAAGGGTCTCTTGTCCAAAGAGGAAATGATGGGACCCATTCGAGCCACGCCGGCCGTCAAACTTATCCAAGAGTTTCAAGGCAAACATCCTGTCTCGATCCTGCACGAGCTTTGCACCAAACAGCACTGGGAGCCACCTGTATTCGAGCAAATACTCGACATTGGACCCGACCATCtcaaacattttctcttcAAA GTTGCTGTCAACGGTATCGAATACCAGGCCTGCTTGGCCAGCACTACCAAGAAAGAGGCTAAGGCCCAGTCAGCAGCAGCCTGCCTTCAGGCGCTTGGCGTCTTCGCACCACCACCACCTGGGCCTTGA
- the LOC116917799 gene encoding LOW QUALITY PROTEIN: microtubule-associated serine/threonine-protein kinase 3 (The sequence of the model RefSeq protein was modified relative to this genomic sequence to represent the inferred CDS: deleted 1 base in 1 codon), giving the protein MSSLTRSSFRESGATVGSDSDRRTVIVERLNGSFGFTLQSYGIQYREESDVEIVTYVDYVDPYGHANKAGLRSGDVIVSINGQDVERADHATLVSIIQSCPDRIRMVVVYENCVRKVELHMKYIRLTQMLEYKAREYQEICAREKAVVSRLDKNRGPGTYHTIQNPSRVVIRRNPTNSPSSTTPGSYSSKSLPRPQNPSEAARESPSAGGPSSHTDAQCSQGSSRGLSYLCIGRASDCDCCFRPEGYRISTSASEPHRSKQQNQQRPRSVHLSCYKETSAPSPDERYLIRPSDRSGGNCKAYGGYGFGYEYSTVRNQHPNNPTSCMNQPMDAQYYGLYPQPAIAPHKSADDLLLAAQFQNQCHFNNFTHSQQPQFQEPCHPVSRGPHKPKPQQPQALDSIAFYTRPSQPITVSHSAARGVSQPHQPSQSHYRPFYQPHAQRQLSSPGNDDEGGFNEARRFRTLPAANTKRGPDNR; this is encoded by the exons ATGTCTTCGTTGACAAGATCTTCCTTCCGTGAAAGTGGTGCAACTGTAGGTTCAGATAGTGACCGCAGAACTGTCATCGTCGAACGACTCAATGGATCTTTTGGCTTTACTTTACAG AGCTATGGCATCCAATACCGTGAAGAGTCTGATGTAGAAATTGTAACCTACGTCGACTACGTGGACCCATATGGACATGCCAATAAAGCCGGCCTACGTTCAG GGGACGTCATTGTATCGATTAATGGCCAAGATGTGGAGCGTGCGGACCATGCAACTTTAGTTTCGATTATTCAGTCGTGTCCCGATCGTATACGGATGGTCGTCGTCTACGAAAATTG TGTCCGCAAAGTGGAACTGCATATGAAATACATCCGGCTGACGCAGATGCTGGAATACAAGGCTCGCGAATACCAGGAAATCTGCGCCAGAGAAAAAGCTGTTGTATCCC gTTTGGATAAAAACCGTGGGCCAGGAACGTACCACACGATTCAGAATCCGTCTCGCGTGGTGATCCGTCGCAATCCTACTAATTCACCGTCATCTACTACTCCCGGATCTTATTCCAGCAAATCACTACCCCGTCCCCAGAATCCGAGTGAAGCAGCTCGGGAGAGTCCATCGGCTGGCGGGCCTTCATCTCACACAGATGCACAATGCAGCCAAGGCAGCAGTAGAGGATTGTCGTATTTGTGCATTGGCCGTGCATCTGATTGTGACTGTTGCTTCCGGCCGGAAGGATATAGGATCTCTACGTCGGCGTCTGAACCTCACCGTTCCAAACAGCAAAACCAACAGCGTCCACGTAGCGTTCATTTGTCCTGTTACAAGGAGACCAGCGCTCCTTCACCAGATGAGCGCTACTTGATCCGTCCATCAGATCGAAGTGGCGGTAATTGT AAGGCTTATGGTGGTTACGGATTCGGGTACGAATACTCAACGGTCAGAAATCAGCACCCCAATAA CCCAACATCTTGTATGAACCAGCCGATGGATGCCCAGTATTACGGACTGTATCCTCAGCCAGCAATCGCTCCACACAAGTCGGCTGATGATCTTCTTTTGGCTGCCCAATTCCAGAATCAGTGTCATTTTAACAATTTCACACATAGTCAGCAACCCCAG TTTCAGGAACCTTGCCATCCTGTTAGCCGCGGTCCACATAAGCCGAAGCCGCAACAACCACAGGCTTTAGATTCCATTGCATTTTACACCCGTCCGTCTCAACCTATTACGGTGTCTCATTCGGCTGCGAGAGGGGTGTCGCAGCCCCACCAACCTTCACAATCTCACTATCGCCCCTTTTATCAGCCACACGCCCAACGTCAATTGAGTAGCCCAGGAAACGACGATGAGGGTGGCTTTAACGAGGCTCGCCGCTTCCGCACGTTACCGGCTGCCAATACTAAAAGGGGCCCTGATAACCGTTAA
- the LOC116918083 gene encoding high affinity cationic amino acid transporter 1, with protein sequence MADLKKLSVKNTFSRWARRKTYGLEEVDPNAGHGPTTLAKVLNTFDLTLLGVGSTLGVGIYVLAGSVALDTAGPAVCISFMVAAIASAFAAMSYAEFGARVPKAGSAYIYSYVTVGEFIAFVIGWNLILEYLIGTASVARAFSANLDALTNYTMSQAFEETFPLNSPGLSPYVDFFCMAVTLALAVLLGLGVRSSAIFTNIFTFVNITVVIFVIIGGSINADPNNWRIPAEQVPEGFGTGGFFPYGFSGVMAGAAKCFFAFVGFDSIASTGEEAKNAKKSIPFSINLTLLIVFFAYFGVSTVITLMWPYYLQDPNTPLVYAFEQIGWDIAAMTISIGSLFGLAASLLGAMIPLPRVIYAIAKDGLMFRFLAKIHPKFQTPVIATAVSGVLAAILGSLFDLDSLVDMMSIGTLLAYTLVAISVLILRYEAAEVDLLAMNGEVDKESRMPWQRLPTKQSSRKAIYSTVAYCLLSLVLCGMFVLLEDNTSPWVLFGVGISFGPMVMLVIYLIMLPRSKIPLYFKVPGVPVVPCLSVIINTYLMLKLDSATWVRFGIWMALGFLLYFGYGMWNSSEEYIRRGKIPPGGTAPLPDKNTVNAVASVTTTASIGLVPDPTHKKMSLTRLVPVTSLDDDDLPEKPNDEHQGKGHKDEAAEAFALANLKAHEEAQELFDKARLEREQAIFMAAMLHSHELSENVFQQLRAEKEAEQRELEKNMAAFAQQAAELHNSLEQIFASIGKEEQVAVDTLPEKLPLSPRPAGPLGAILQELKTKTAVIDPTEEDDEGDDLGVGEHGGVVPISETTPVSSGESPAGSRTPTDSPGNQSKASNTSSELMLNELKKAFNSALAAHPSDGDEDGVSVENVSIAPSSIIHRRESPGLITENNSAAGEAH encoded by the exons ATGGCGGACCTAAAAAAGTTGTCAGTGAAAAACACTTTCAGCCGTTGGGCTCGGAGGAAAACGTACGGGCTGGAAGAAGTGGATCCGAATGCCGGACATGGACCTACAACGTTGGCCAAAGTGCTCAACACCTTCGACTTGACGCTGTTGGGCGTCGGCAGTACGTTGGGTGTCGGTATTTACGTTCTGGCCGGATCGGTGGCTCTCGACACGGCTGGCCCTGCTGTTTGCATTTCCTTCATGGTGGCCGCCATCGCATCCGCCTTCGCAG cAATGTCGTATGCGGAATTCGGTGCCCGTGTACCGAAAGCGGGTTCTGCTTATATTTACAGCTACGTCACCGTTGGTGAATTCATCGCCTTTGTCATTGGCTGGAATTTGATCCTCGAATATCTTATTG GTACGGCTAGTGTGGCTCGAGCGTTTAGCGCTAATTTGGATGCCTTGACCAACTACACAATGAGCCAAGCGTTCGAGGAGACGTTTCCGCTTAATTCACCTGGTCTGTCCCCTTATGTCGACTTCTTTTGCATGGCCGTCACTCTAGCTCTGGCAG TACTTCTGGGGCTGGGAGTTCGCTCATCGGCCATCTTTACCAACATTTTCACGTTTGTTAATATTACCGTAGTCATCTTTGTCATCATAGGAGGTTCTATTAACG CCGATCCGAACAACTGGCGTATTCCGGCTGAACAAGTACCGGAAGGTTTTGGCACTGGAGGCTTTTTCCCTTATGGATTCTCCGGAGTAATGGCTGGTGCTGCAAAATGTTTCTTCGCTTTCGTTGGTTTCGATTCCATCGCGTCGACGG GGGAAGAAGCTAAAAATGCCAAGAAATCCATCCCCTTCAGTATCAATTTGACGCTTTTGATCGTCTTCTTTGCTTATTTTGGCGTTTCTACTGTGATCACACTTATGTGGCCTTACTACCTTCAG GATCCCAACACACCGTTAGTGTACGCTTTTGAGCAGATCGGCTGGGATATTGCTGCCATGACAATCAGTATTGGGTCCCTTTTTGGACTAGCTGCAAG TTTGTTGGGAGCCATGATTCCTCTTCCGCGCGTGATCTATGCCATAGCCAAGGATGGACTCATGTTCCGTTTTCTGGCCAAAATTCACCCAAAATTCCAG acGCCCGTCATTGCCACAGCCGTTTCAGGAGTTTTGGCCG CCATCCTGGGATCTCTTTTCGATTTGGACTCATTGGTGGACAT GATGAGCATCGGCACTCTACTAGCATATACGTTGGTGGCTATTAGCGTTCTAATTTTACG CTACGAAGCGGCTGAAGTGGACCTCCTTGCGATGAACGGTGAAGTGGACAAGGAATCCCGTATGCCATGGCAACGATTGCCTACCAAGCAGTCATCAAGAAAAGCAATTTATTCGACTGTTGCCTACT GTCTTCTTTCCCTCGTCCTTTGCGGGATGTTCGTTCTATTGGAAGACAACACCAGTCCTTGGGTACTTTTTGGAGTTGGAATCAG TTTTGGACCGATGGTGATGCTTGTTATTTATCTCATCATGCTCCCTCGTTCAAAAATCCCGCTGTACTTTAAAGTACCTGGCGTTCCCGTCGTTCCGTGTCTTTCCGTCATCATTAA TACCTACCTCATGTTAAAACTAGACAGTGCCACGTGGGTTCGTTTCGGTATCTGGATGGCCCTTG GTTTCCTGCTCTATTTTGGCTACGGAATGTGGAACAGCTCAGAAGAATACATCCGAAGAGGCAAAATTCCACCAGGCGGTACGGCCCCTTTACCGGATAAAAATACGGTGAACGCCGTTGCTTCCGTCACAACCACCGCTAGCATTGGGCTCGTTCCAGATCCGACCCATAAGAAAATGTCTCTAACTCGTCTTGTACCTGTAACATCGTTAGACGATGATGACCTTCCCGAAAAACCGAACGATGAGCATCAAGGGAAAGGGCATAAAGATGAAGCCGCGGAAGCTTTTGCCCTGGCCAACCTCAAGGCCCATGAAGAAGCTCAAGAGCTTTTCGACAAAGCCCGATTGGAGAGAGAACAAGCTATTTTCATGGCGGCCATGCTTCATTCTCACGAGCTCTCCGAGAATGTATTTCAGCAATTGAGGGCTGAGAAAGAGGCGGAGCAAAGGGAACTGGAAAAAAATATGGCCGCTTTTGCCCAGCAAGCCGCAGAGCTTCATAACAGCTTGGAACAAATATTCGCCAGCATCGGCAAAGAGGAGCAAGTGGCTGTTGATACGCTACCGGAGAAACTACCACTTTCTCCACGCCCAGCGGGTCCGTTAGGTGCCATTTTGCAAGAGCTAAAAACCAAGACTGCAGTCATCGATCCGACTGAAGAAGACGATGAGGGGGATGATTTGGGCGTTGGAGAACATGGAGGAGTAGTTCCAATTTCCGAAACTACTCCGGTTTCATCAGGCGAAAGCCCAGCAGGATCTCGTACGCCAACGGACTCCCCAGGAAATCAAAGCAAAGCTTCCAATACTTCGTCCGAATTGATGTTGAACGAGTTGAAAAAAGCTTTTAATTCCGCCCTGGCTGCTCATCCGTCTGACGGTGACGAAGACGGCGTCTCTGTCGAAAACGTTAGTATTGCGCCGAGCTCTATAATTCACCGTCGTGAATCACCTGGCCTAATAACTGAAAATAATTCGGCTGCCGGGGAGGCGCATTAG